In Spirochaeta isovalerica, the genomic window CGTTTGAACGGAGAAGATGCCGGCATTGCCAGCGGAGGAGTTTTCCTCGACGCCACTTCATCCTCAAAAAACGCTCTAAACTCTTTGTTCATATCATCCATCAGACAAAACTCCCCGATAATTCGCTTTTCATCTGCTTTCTTATCTCCGACATGCGGAATTTCACAGTCCCGAGGGGCTTACCCGTGATTCCGGCGATTTCCCTGTATTTCATCTCTTCGTAGAAATAGAGGAATACCAGTTCTCTATCTTCAGCCGAAAGCCGGGAGACCGCTTCGCCGATAAGGCGCTTCTCTTCGCTTTTGATTAACAGCGATTCAGGCGTTTCTCCCGCCCCTCCGTGATCGGCTGTCAGCTCTTCCGTGACAATTCTTTTCTTCCTCAGTCCGTCAATGCATCTCTTTCTTGCAAGACTGTAGATCCAGGTTGAAAAGGCATAGCGGCTGTTGTAGGTTTCGATCCGCTCAAAGGCTCCCAGGAGAATTTCTGAGACTCTGTCCTCGCACTCGGCTCCTTTTCCCAGCCAGGGGGAAAGATAGACCTGGAGCCTGGAATGATACCGGACCCAAACAGCGGAATAAAAATCCTGCCGGGCTGTTTCGCTCTTTTTATTCTGCCATTTTCTGTACAGGTCCTGAACTGAATCATCACTCATATACTTCTATTATTCGCAAAACGAGGAAAAAGGTTGGGAAAAACTTTAAAATTGATAATAATTAATCAATTGATGTCTCGGCGGAGGTCCCGAATGAGGAAAATCAGATTTTCACTCCTCTGGCAGATTTCGCTTCTCTATTTCGTACTTCTCGCTTTATCTCTGGGGGCGATCAGCTTTTTCAGTTTCACATCCTTCCGGAAGGAAACTCTCAACCAGATCGAAGAGAATCTGGGTAAAGACGCTCTAATCTGGAAAAATTATATCACATCCAATCTCGAACAGGTGGAGAACACCCTGACCAGAGAACGGGAATTGATCGAAGAACAGGTTTCGGCTATTTCTCTGGTAGCGGCGATGCTGATCGGGCAGGCGGCGGCTGCTGGAGGGGAAGACTTTCTTGAAGATGCCTATGACCGGATCAGCCGTATCAGGGTCGGGAAGACGGGCTATGTTTTCGTTCTCGACAGGGAAGGGAATTATGTCGTATCGAAAGGAAGGAGCCGCGATGGCGAGAGCCTTTGGGAGGCAAAGGATTCGTCGGGACGCCTATTCATACAGGAAATGGTCCGGGAAGGTATAGAGCTGAAGGAAGGTGAGATCTATCTGATAGAATATCCCTGGCTCAATGAAGGAGAGAGTGAAGCGCGAATGAAAGTGGCGGCGATTTCCTATTTAGCACCGCTCGACCTCATTATCGGTGCGGGTTCCTATTACAGCGATTTCCTCAGCTCCGATACCAGGTCGGATCTTCTTGAAAAAATCAAAAGCATGATAGCCGCTGAAGTCATCGGAGAAACAGGCTATATCTGGGTACTGAACAGCAAGGGAGAATATGTCGTTTCCAAAGACAGGGCATCCGATGGTGTTGATATCCACGATGCGAAGGACTCCGACGGCAATCTCTTTATTCAGGATATTCTCAACAGAACCCGCCCACTCGGCGAAGGCCGGTACTATATCCACTACTATGACTGGAAAAACCAGGGAGAGAGGGCGGCCCGTACAAAAATTGCAGGCTCGGTATACATCCCTGAGCTGGACTGGTATGTCGGAGCCAGCGCCTATCATGAAGAATTCCTTCGGGGCCTCAACAGAACCCGCTTCATTATCCTTTTTATGGCCGCCGGACTGATCGTTCTGGGCATAGTCCTCTTTATTTTCTTTATGCGGGGCATTATCTCCTCTCTCGGACATATGGCCAGGCAATCGGCTCTGATCGCCGGAGGCAACTTCAATGTCAGTACCATGAAGCGGAATGTCGATGATGAAATCGCCATGCTCCAGGAATCTTTCTCCCATATGATTTCCAGACTGAAAGCCAAAGCGGAAGCTATTGAAAAAGTCGCATCGGGAGATCTTTCGGCGGAGATAGATCTGGCATCGGATGAGGACCATCTGGGGCATTCTCTCCTGGAAATGAAAAGGTCTCTCAACGCTATGATCACCGATGTGGCGGTCATCGTCCGCGAGGTCTCTCAGGGATCCCAGCAGATCGCCGAAGCGAGCCAGAATCTTTCGGCGGGAGTTATCAATCAGGTTCAGTCTCTCGAAGATGTCACCATGTCCCTGGACAAAATAAATGAACAGACATCGGAAAACGGAGAGCAGGCACAGAAGGCCAATGAAATGGCAGAGCGGTCGGTTGTCGATGCCGAAGAGGGAAATGTCAAAATGAACAGGCTTCTTGACGCACTCCTCTCCATTTCCGAATCCTCCTCCCGGGTGTCAAAAGTTATCAAAGTGATAGATGACATCGCCTTTCAGATCAATCTTCTGGCGCTCAACGCCAATGTGGAGGCAGCGCGGGCGGGAAAATACGGTAAGGGGTTTTCCGTAGTGGCCGATGAGGTGAGGAATCTCGCAGTGAAAAGCGCCGGGGCGGCAAAGGAAACATCGGATATAATCGAGCAGACCTTGAAAGAGATCAAAAAAGGCAACGAGCTGGCCCGGGTCACCTCCGAGCAGTTCAATCAGATCGTCGATCAGGTCCGGACCGTTTCGGAAGTCCTTAAGGAAATATCCCTGGTCAGCCTGCATCAGACCGAAGGTATCAGCGCAGTCAATGTAAAAGTCCATGAAATCGACAAGCTGACCCATGACAGTTCCTCTTTCACAGAAGAAACGGCAGCGGCAGCGGAGGAGCTGGCGCAAATGGCCGAAAGGCTCCGCTATATGGTCAGCCGGTTCAAGCTCGATGAAAAGGGAGCAGCCCGGGAACTCCTTCAGGAGTGAGCGATGCGATCCATTATTTCAGAGATCCGGGCTTCGGCGCCGAGAAATCGGACATACTCTTCCAGGGCCTTTTCAATTGAAGACATCATCCTGCTGTCTTTCCTGACTCCCGGCTCCCACCACCAGTTTTTTACTTCAAGAGTATTGTCTTTCTTTGTTCTTACCGGTTCTATCCTTCCGATGAATTTGTCTCCATAGAGAACCGGAAGAACATAATAGCCATATTCCCTCTGATCCTGAGGTTTATACACTTCCCATCTGTAGGTAAAGCCGAAAAGCTGTTCAATCAGGAAACGGTCCCACATAAAATTGTCCAGCGGCGCAAGAAAACGGACATTCCGGGATAGACGGCGGTCTCCCTTGATTATCTTCTCAAGATTTTCCTCTTCAGAAGAGGGGATATAAAAGTTCCAGGCCATGCCCTCCACTTCGACAGGGAGAACATCTCCTTTATTCGCCAGTCTTGCAAAAGCCGCGTCTCTTTCTTTTTTCTTTATCGTCCCCAGCCAACCGTCTCCGCTCCTGTCATAATAAAGGCCGATGGCTTTAAGCCGGCGCAGAACTCTCCAGTCATGATAATCCTCTTCCCGGGGATGGGGATCGGGAGAGTCAATATATTCCGGTGGTATGATATTTTCCGCCAGATCATAGACCCTTCGCGTATTAACGCGGTTATCTATGGCCAGCTGGCCCGAGAAGAAAAGCGTTTCCAGAGCCGCCCTGGATAGCTTCGCCGGCGCCCAGGACCAGTCGATCTTGCCGTGAATATCCAGTTCAAGAGAGGAAACAGGTCCGCTCTGTTTTATCTCATCTTTTATCCTTCCGGAGATTTTTCGGATTTCCCGGCACGCTTCGCTGTTGAAGAAAGCCAGATCTTTGTCTCTTCTCCGTTTGAAGGCGGGGTAATCGCTCATGTTGTAGATGCACATGACCTTATCCCACCCTTCGGTCAGTTTTCTTTTTTTATAGAGGAGCCTGTACAGATCATCGGCTTTGAAATTTCTGATTCTGGCCTGAAGGACGAGTTCGGCGTTGCGCCCGCAGATATCCAGCGGGTCGAACTGAATGGAGCCGACTTTTCTCATGTAGTTTAATACAGCCTGCTCTCTTCCTGATTTATCATAGCGGTCCAGTCCCTGGTAGGTTATGAGAAATCGGCCTGCGGCTTTTCTGGTGATGCTGATCGGGGTCATGAAACTGATTATATAGCTTTACTTTCAAAGGGGAAATGATTATATATTAGTATAGTAATTGTTATATATATAGAACGGATGCAAATATTCTGAGGAGATTCAAATGTCTGAAAATGTTGTGGTTCTCGGCGCAAGTCCCAAACCTGAACGATATTCCAACAAAGCTGTCACGATGCTTATGGAAAACGGATACAATGTCATACCCGTACACCCGGCCGTAAAGGAAGTAAACGGTATCTCCGTTACAGCGGACCTCTCGGAGATAGAAGATGAGATTCATACGGTAACGCTTTATGTCAACGGTATGATGGTAGAGAAGATGGCGGACAAGATTCTCGCCGTCAATCCCAAAAGGGTCATTTTCAACCCCGGGACCGAGTCGGAAGCAGCCAAACAGATCTTTCTGGACAAAGGTATACAGGTTCAGGAAGCCTGTACGCTGGTACTTTTAAGAACAAAGCAGTTCTGAATCCGGTCAGGACCGGAGTGACGCCACCAGGTAATCGACAAACCGGTTCAGTTCCTCATCCATCGATATGTTCTGCTCTTTTTCCATCAGCTCTTTTCGCAGGCTGAGTTTCTCCACATAGCTGTTGAGCACGTTGAGAAACATATGGGCCGACTGTTCCGGATCGGGAGCTGATACCTGACCGGGAAAACGGATTGAGCCATCGGAGAACCCCTTCCGGAACATTTCCGTAAAAATCTCCAGAACACGGCTGTTCGCCCGGAAAAAATCAGTCAGATAGGGTGAATCGGGATATTCCTTATCAAACATGACATTGAACTGGCCGTCCAGAACGTGGTAATTGTGGTATTCCCTGTAGGAGTGCTTGTACACTCCCAGAAGCCTTTCCGCTTTTACGATTCCCGAAGCCGAAGGATCGTCTGCTTTTTCAAGCAGCTCACCGAAACTACGGCTGATTCTGGTCATGATGATAAGGATAATCTCGCTTTTGTTCTTGAAGTAGAGATAGATGGCGCCATTGGTCAGCTCGCAGGCCCGGGCGATATCTCCGATCGTCGTACGGGCGAATCCCTTTTCCAGGAACAGCTTCTCCGATGCTTCGAGAATATCTTTTTCCCGCATCTCCTTCAGCTGTACCTTTTCCCTTTCGATTCTTTCTTTGCTGGCCAATGGTCTCTCCCTCTCTCAGATCAGGCCGGTTCGCCTTCCGGTTCGCTTTCCAGCAGATCCAGTGTTGATTTCTCATCATATTTCAAAAAGAGAAACAATCCTAGAATCAGAAAAGCCATGGCCGCGTATGTCGTGGCTCTTATGCCCAAAATCGTGGGCGCCCCGTCCATTGTTCCGCCCATATGGCTTAATAGAGGAAAGATGAGCAGAGTGACGGAAGCGCCCATTTTGCTCATGAAAGTTCTTGCGCCGAAATACACGGCCGCTTTGAAATTTCCTGTTCTCCGACCGTCCGCTTCAGCTATGTCGGCTACAATGGCGTTTGGCAGAATACCGAAGATGGCCATGGGCAGAGCCGCGAAGATCACGGCGATAAAAGCCTGCGCGGTTGTGGATAGAGGCAGAAGTCCCCAGAAGGAGAGGAAGAGCCAGCTGAAGATAAAGAGATAAAACCCAATAATCAGTAGATTTTTCTTTCCGATTCTTTTGGCAACCAGGCTGACAGGAACATAGAATAGGAAACTCATAAGAAAGAGGACGGACATAAGAGTCGAAGCCATTTCCTTAGGCAGCTCCAGAAGCTGAATGATGTAGAAGCTTATTCCCGTCTGGATGAAGGTGAGAGCCAGGAAGTAAGTGAGGTCCGAGAGGGTGAAGAAAAGGAAATCCCGGTTTTTAAAGGCGCTGATTACAGCTTTGAAAGATCCCTCTTTTGAGCTTCTCTTCTCGCAGTATCTGTTTTCATCAATGAAGAGGACCGGAAGGTACATCAGAACGGTAGATATTATGGCGAAGATTATAAGGACTGTCTGAAAAGCTTTTACCGGCTGCATTCCCGATCCTTCAAGCATTCCCTGTATAGCGTATGTTCCGTTCCCTATCATAAAGCCGATGGCCCAGGTTACGGAAATCATGGTGCTGAGCTGCAGTCTTTCGTTAGGTGTATGCCCCAGTTCACTCAAAAGAGCGAAGAAAGGTGTGACATACATTGTCATAAAAAGGTAGAAGAGAAAGGTAAAGACAAACAACCATGCCGTATTTATTGTAGCCGATGCGGATGGGGGAAGAAAAATCAATATGGATATCAGGGCAAAGGGGAAAGCGCCCAGAGCCATATAAATCCGTCTTCTGCCGAATTTTGAACCGCTTCTGTCCGACAGCCCGGCAATGAGAGGGTCGGTGATGCCGTCGAATACGCGGCTGAGCGAAGCGATAATCCCCAGCACGGCTGCCGATCCGATATAGAGGGGAAACATGCGCGTACCGTCGCCCTGGCTGTTGGAATCGTAAAAGTAATAGAGAAGATTCATGACGCCGAAGGATCCGAGAGACCAGCCCAGCTGTCCCAGAGCATAGATTATCTTTTTTCCCATAGGGAGGGTTTCCACTTGTTTATTCATTATGTGTTTCTCCTTTTATCCATTTTATGACTTCCCTTTTCACATATTCCTTTTCCGGACCGGATACCAGGACATGGGGACTGTTTGTCAATTGGATTGTCCTGTTTTCTCTTCCCTTCAGGCCCTTTGCTATGATGGATGCCGCCTTAAGAGGGACCGTATCATCCGTTTCGGAAACCATGATCAGCGCCGGGGCCTGGACTTTGTTCAATCTTTTCCCCGCCATTATCTGAAGTTTTCTCAAGCTTGCAATCTGGTTGATGTAATTGGTAGACCAGTATTCCACGCCGAGACGGCGGACATCTTCGCTGTCACCTTCTTCCGGCTTCCAGTCCTTTGATGTTTTCTTCAGGAAAAAACGGAGGAATGGGGTCAGGTAAAAAATATTGTCTTTGATAGCCATGGCCGGAGCGAGAAGGGCGATCCGGTCGGGAGAAAAGCGCGATGAGAGTAAGAGAGTCAGGACGCCGCCCATAGATAATCCGACGATGGATACTTTCCCGTATTTCGCGTCCAGGGCTTCATATTCGGCTTCCACGTGGTTCAGCCAGTCACGCCAGTTTGTTTTTCTGAACGCCTCTACGTTTCTTCCATGACCCGGCAGGAGGGGGAGAGACACGGTGTAACCTTCGCTGTTCAGCTCTTCGGCCAGTTCGTAAAATTCTCCGGGGTAACCGGTAAAACCGTGGATTATCAGAACGGCATGATTCCGTGACCCTGTCAGAAAGCGAGGCTCCGCCGCTTTATTTATTTCATTTTCTTGTACAGCAACCATAAATCCTCTATTGTGTGAATTCTGTTTATTCTACTAAACGACGTTTAGTAATATAGAAAAGGATTACACGGTTTTATTCTGCTGTCAAATTTTTATTCCATAAACCATTGATCGAGCCAGCGGTAGGCCTTATTGATCCGCTTCCAGATGACCTCATCTGTTTCTTCCGATACTTCGTCGGCCAGAAGTTCGAGCGAGGCGAGGCTTTCATTGAGCGCGGCATTGAGCTGCCGGCCGCTTTTGAACCAGTAGGTGCCCTGCCCGTCTGTCATGAGAGTGAGAAATCCGAGAGTTTTCTTCTTTCTCTTTCCCCCGTCCACAGCTTTGAGTATATCGGTAATCTGATTGGAGAGTTCCTCCAGGTGCTGATTATTGTCAATCCGGTAGTTTTTTCTTGGAAAACTATTGATGATATCTTTTGCGGGATTAATCATCTTCGCGGCTTTGAGAATCGTACTGATCCGTGTCACGGTCATCAATTCCGTGCCTTTATAAAAGAGACGGCCTTTGAGCTGTCCGTAATCTGGCAATTGATCGGGCGGATAAGGCTTCAGGGCTTTGTGGAGCTTTTCCCAGTCCATCATGGCCACTTTTTTGTTTTTGCTTTTATCGGGAACGAGTTTGAATACTGTCGAACCGATATTGATTTCCCAGGTTGTATCCCTTTTACCCTTGCTCAATTCTTTTCTGGCTTTGCTTCCGCCTCTTTCCTGAATCACCATATTGTCGGCCAGGTCCGGGCTGATTTTGTAAATCCAGTTTTTTTCCAGAGGAGAAACGGAGCGGGCATAGGTTCGCGAAGTTTTGACAATCTCTCCGGCAACGATGTAGCGGGGATTTTCCCTGAACATGACCGAGCCGGGATGGATAATTATTTTTTCCGCCGTAAGGCTTTTATAAACGCCTCTTCCCGAACGGACGCAAACGAATTGAATAAGCCCTTTGGCACAGGTCGTGAGAAAATCCTCAACGGAACCGCCGTCGGTGATAGGTACGCCCATGTCGCTGACAATTTCTTCCAGCTGATTCTCAATGTTGATAAGATCGTTCATCGTCCGGAAATCGAGATAATTCCGTTCGCAGAATTTTTCCCCGCGATCGCTTTCCTGATACTTTTCAAAAAGATTGAGATAGGATGTGAAATCTCCGCCCTCGCGGCGGAAACGATGATGGGCTTTCCTCGCTTCCAGCTCCTCTCCCTGAGGCAGGAGAAAAGGGGAGTTCGTCGAGAGGAATGTCGCGGCGATGATCACTTCCCGGAGGACCGTCGGCCTTACCATTATGGCTTCGACGATCATTCTGGCATGACGGGGCATAAGGGGAAATTTCACCATCATCTCACCGATGGTGGAGAGGCTGTTATCATCATTCAGCGCATCAAGAAGATTCAGCGTTTCCACGGCGCCGATAATCCCCTTGCGCCCCGGCGGATTGATAAAGTCGAAGGAGTAGAAATCGCGGATTCCGATTTCCGCCATTCTCAAGACGACTTCCGCCAGGTCGGTCCGGTAAATTTCCTCCCGGGTGTAAAGAGGACGCTGTTTGAAACTATCCTTATCGTAGAGCCGGAAGCACATTCCCGGCTGAGTCCGTCCCGCTCTTCCACGGCGCTGATTGGCGGAAGCCTGGGATATCTGGGTCTCGACCAGAGATGAAGTGAAGGTCGAGGGATTGTAAAAATTCTGCTTGGACAATCCCGAATCAATCACGACCGTGATTCCGTCGATCGTGACGCTTGTTTCGGCGATATTGGTAGAAACGACTACTTTCGTTTTTCCCAGTGGAGCTTTGAGGAAAACTTTTTCCTGCTCCTCCTTGCCGAGGCGGCCGTAAAGCTGCTGTATATGTAACTTCCGTTTTACTGCCGAAGACATGAGCGCGGCGGTTGTGTCCTTGATCATCTTCTCACCCTGGAGAAAGATAAGAACATCCCCTTTTTCCTGAACGTTTCTCTCTACTATGGAAACGATTTTCCCGATCATCTCCTCCGGATCATCAGAGGCCGGCGGATCGTAGAGAACCGTAACGGGGTAGGGGTGGGTTTCTATTCTCACTATGGGGCAGCCGTCGAAGTACTCGGAGAACACCGAGGTGTTCAGAGTGGCTGAAGATATGATGACTTTGAATTCGGGGCGGTTGGCGATGACATTTTTCAACAATCCCAGAATAAAGTCGATGTTGAGACTTCTTTCGTGGGCTTCGTCAACCATCATGACCGAATACTTTCTGAGCATGGGATCGGTCTTCATTTCCTGAAGAAGAATCCCGTCGGTCATGATTTTCAGTTTTGTTTCGAAGATCGTTTCATCTTCAAACCGCATTTTGTAGCCTACGATTCCCGGCACTTTCGTTCCGAGCTGGTCGGCTATGTACTCGCTGACCGATACGGCGGCAATACGTCTCGGCTGTGTGACGCCGACGACCCCGTAATTTGTATATCCCGCTTCGTGGAGAATAAGCGGTAGTTGCGTTGTTTTTCCGGAA contains:
- a CDS encoding RNA polymerase sigma factor; this translates as MSDDSVQDLYRKWQNKKSETARQDFYSAVWVRYHSRLQVYLSPWLGKGAECEDRVSEILLGAFERIETYNSRYAFSTWIYSLARKRCIDGLRKKRIVTEELTADHGGAGETPESLLIKSEEKRLIGEAVSRLSAEDRELVFLYFYEEMKYREIAGITGKPLGTVKFRMSEIRKQMKSELSGSFV
- a CDS encoding methyl-accepting chemotaxis protein, which encodes MRKIRFSLLWQISLLYFVLLALSLGAISFFSFTSFRKETLNQIEENLGKDALIWKNYITSNLEQVENTLTRERELIEEQVSAISLVAAMLIGQAAAAGGEDFLEDAYDRISRIRVGKTGYVFVLDREGNYVVSKGRSRDGESLWEAKDSSGRLFIQEMVREGIELKEGEIYLIEYPWLNEGESEARMKVAAISYLAPLDLIIGAGSYYSDFLSSDTRSDLLEKIKSMIAAEVIGETGYIWVLNSKGEYVVSKDRASDGVDIHDAKDSDGNLFIQDILNRTRPLGEGRYYIHYYDWKNQGERAARTKIAGSVYIPELDWYVGASAYHEEFLRGLNRTRFIILFMAAGLIVLGIVLFIFFMRGIISSLGHMARQSALIAGGNFNVSTMKRNVDDEIAMLQESFSHMISRLKAKAEAIEKVASGDLSAEIDLASDEDHLGHSLLEMKRSLNAMITDVAVIVREVSQGSQQIAEASQNLSAGVINQVQSLEDVTMSLDKINEQTSENGEQAQKANEMAERSVVDAEEGNVKMNRLLDALLSISESSSRVSKVIKVIDDIAFQINLLALNANVEAARAGKYGKGFSVVADEVRNLAVKSAGAAKETSDIIEQTLKEIKKGNELARVTSEQFNQIVDQVRTVSEVLKEISLVSLHQTEGISAVNVKVHEIDKLTHDSSSFTEETAAAAEELAQMAERLRYMVSRFKLDEKGAARELLQE
- a CDS encoding winged helix-turn-helix domain-containing protein codes for the protein MTPISITRKAAGRFLITYQGLDRYDKSGREQAVLNYMRKVGSIQFDPLDICGRNAELVLQARIRNFKADDLYRLLYKKRKLTEGWDKVMCIYNMSDYPAFKRRRDKDLAFFNSEACREIRKISGRIKDEIKQSGPVSSLELDIHGKIDWSWAPAKLSRAALETLFFSGQLAIDNRVNTRRVYDLAENIIPPEYIDSPDPHPREEDYHDWRVLRRLKAIGLYYDRSGDGWLGTIKKKERDAAFARLANKGDVLPVEVEGMAWNFYIPSSEEENLEKIIKGDRRLSRNVRFLAPLDNFMWDRFLIEQLFGFTYRWEVYKPQDQREYGYYVLPVLYGDKFIGRIEPVRTKKDNTLEVKNWWWEPGVRKDSRMMSSIEKALEEYVRFLGAEARISEIMDRIAHS
- a CDS encoding CoA-binding protein: MSENVVVLGASPKPERYSNKAVTMLMENGYNVIPVHPAVKEVNGISVTADLSEIEDEIHTVTLYVNGMMVEKMADKILAVNPKRVIFNPGTESEAAKQIFLDKGIQVQEACTLVLLRTKQF
- a CDS encoding TetR/AcrR family transcriptional regulator, with translation MASKERIEREKVQLKEMREKDILEASEKLFLEKGFARTTIGDIARACELTNGAIYLYFKNKSEIILIIMTRISRSFGELLEKADDPSASGIVKAERLLGVYKHSYREYHNYHVLDGQFNVMFDKEYPDSPYLTDFFRANSRVLEIFTEMFRKGFSDGSIRFPGQVSAPDPEQSAHMFLNVLNSYVEKLSLRKELMEKEQNISMDEELNRFVDYLVASLRS
- a CDS encoding MFS transporter; the encoded protein is MNKQVETLPMGKKIIYALGQLGWSLGSFGVMNLLYYFYDSNSQGDGTRMFPLYIGSAAVLGIIASLSRVFDGITDPLIAGLSDRSGSKFGRRRIYMALGAFPFALISILIFLPPSASATINTAWLFVFTFLFYLFMTMYVTPFFALLSELGHTPNERLQLSTMISVTWAIGFMIGNGTYAIQGMLEGSGMQPVKAFQTVLIIFAIISTVLMYLPVLFIDENRYCEKRSSKEGSFKAVISAFKNRDFLFFTLSDLTYFLALTFIQTGISFYIIQLLELPKEMASTLMSVLFLMSFLFYVPVSLVAKRIGKKNLLIIGFYLFIFSWLFLSFWGLLPLSTTAQAFIAVIFAALPMAIFGILPNAIVADIAEADGRRTGNFKAAVYFGARTFMSKMGASVTLLIFPLLSHMGGTMDGAPTILGIRATTYAAMAFLILGLFLFLKYDEKSTLDLLESEPEGEPA
- a CDS encoding alpha/beta hydrolase — translated: MVAVQENEINKAAEPRFLTGSRNHAVLIIHGFTGYPGEFYELAEELNSEGYTVSLPLLPGHGRNVEAFRKTNWRDWLNHVEAEYEALDAKYGKVSIVGLSMGGVLTLLLSSRFSPDRIALLAPAMAIKDNIFYLTPFLRFFLKKTSKDWKPEEGDSEDVRRLGVEYWSTNYINQIASLRKLQIMAGKRLNKVQAPALIMVSETDDTVPLKAASIIAKGLKGRENRTIQLTNSPHVLVSGPEKEYVKREVIKWIKGETHNE
- a CDS encoding helicase-related protein, with amino-acid sequence MKPKDLPVYKQKDKILEALDQNQVIVVESPTGSGKTTQLPLILHEAGYTNYGVVGVTQPRRIAAVSVSEYIADQLGTKVPGIVGYKMRFEDETIFETKLKIMTDGILLQEMKTDPMLRKYSVMMVDEAHERSLNIDFILGLLKNVIANRPEFKVIISSATLNTSVFSEYFDGCPIVRIETHPYPVTVLYDPPASDDPEEMIGKIVSIVERNVQEKGDVLIFLQGEKMIKDTTAALMSSAVKRKLHIQQLYGRLGKEEQEKVFLKAPLGKTKVVVSTNIAETSVTIDGITVVIDSGLSKQNFYNPSTFTSSLVETQISQASANQRRGRAGRTQPGMCFRLYDKDSFKQRPLYTREEIYRTDLAEVVLRMAEIGIRDFYSFDFINPPGRKGIIGAVETLNLLDALNDDNSLSTIGEMMVKFPLMPRHARMIVEAIMVRPTVLREVIIAATFLSTNSPFLLPQGEELEARKAHHRFRREGGDFTSYLNLFEKYQESDRGEKFCERNYLDFRTMNDLINIENQLEEIVSDMGVPITDGGSVEDFLTTCAKGLIQFVCVRSGRGVYKSLTAEKIIIHPGSVMFRENPRYIVAGEIVKTSRTYARSVSPLEKNWIYKISPDLADNMVIQERGGSKARKELSKGKRDTTWEINIGSTVFKLVPDKSKNKKVAMMDWEKLHKALKPYPPDQLPDYGQLKGRLFYKGTELMTVTRISTILKAAKMINPAKDIINSFPRKNYRIDNNQHLEELSNQITDILKAVDGGKRKKKTLGFLTLMTDGQGTYWFKSGRQLNAALNESLASLELLADEVSEETDEVIWKRINKAYRWLDQWFME